A region from the Sorex araneus isolate mSorAra2 chromosome 6, mSorAra2.pri, whole genome shotgun sequence genome encodes:
- the LOC101543717 gene encoding olfactory receptor 4C11-like encodes MAMNNTVTEFILFGLTQDSRKQKAIFGIFLILYLATLVANFLIVVTIKFSRSLGSPMYFFLFYLSFADACFSTTTAPRLIVDSLSQKKTISYNQCMTQVFAVHFFGCMEIFVLILMAFDRYVAICKPLQYMTIMRRQVCIVLVVVAWIGSCIHSSAQIFLAVRLPFCGPNVIDHYFCDLQPLLKLACMDTYVINLLLVSNSGAICMVSFIILLMSYIVILYSLRNRSGEGRRKALSTCTTHFIVVVIFFGPCIFIYTRPPTTFPIDKLVAVFYTIGTPLLNPLIYTLRNAEVKNAMKKLWCRKL; translated from the coding sequence ATGGCCATGAATAACACTGTGACTGAATTCATTCTCTTTGGATTAACACAGGATTCCAGAAAGCAGAAAGCAATATTTGGGATCTTCCTGATTCTTTATCTCGCAACACTCGTGGCGAACTTTCTCATTGTGGTGACTATTAAATTCAGCAGGAGCCTTGGCAGTCCCATGTACTTCTTTCTGTTCTATCTGTCCTTCGCTGATGCCTGTTTCTCTACCACCACAGCCCCCAGGCTGATTGTGGATTCCCTCTCTCAGAAAAAGACCATTTCCTATAATCAGTGCATGACTCAGGTCTTTGCCGTCCATTTTTTTGGGTGCATGGAGATTTTCGTGCTTATCCTCATGGCTTTCGATCGCTACGTGGCCATTTGCAAACCTCTCCAATATATGACCATTATGCGGAGGCAGGTCTGTATCGTACTGGTGGTTGTGGCTTGGATAGGATCTTGTATCCACTCCTCAGCACAGATTTTTCTGGCTGTGAGATTACCCTTCTGCGGCCCCAATGTGATTGACCACTATTTCTGTGATTTGCAGCCCTTGTTAAAACTTGCCTGCATGGATACTTATGTGATCAACTTATTACTGGTTTCCAATAGTGGGGCCATCTGCATGGTGAGTTTCATTATTCTGCTGATGTCCTATATTGTCATCTTGTACTCTCTGAGAAACCGCAGTGGAGAAGGACGGAGGAAAGCCCTTTCCACATGTACCACCCACTTTATTGTGGTTGTCATATTTTTTGGTCCatgcatattcatatatacaAGACCGCCCACCACATTTCCAATTGACAAATTGGTGGCTGTGTTTTACACAATTGGAACACCCTTACTGAACCCTCTGATCTATACACTGAGGAACGCGGAAGTAAAGAATGCTATGAAGAAGTTGTGGTGCAGAAAGTTATGA